A window from Candidatus Methylacidiphilales bacterium encodes these proteins:
- a CDS encoding type II toxin-antitoxin system RelE/ParE family toxin has translation MEHFQVKFTKTARRDLEQIRAYIAEASADEWTADRFCGRLLDTALSLDVTPDRGAKLHTRPDTRFLVLRPYLVFYRILEEENIVLVLRFWHGAQHPKRLRLK, from the coding sequence GTGGAACACTTCCAAGTAAAGTTTACAAAAACCGCTCGGCGCGACCTGGAACAAATCCGGGCATACATTGCTGAAGCCAGCGCGGATGAGTGGACGGCGGATCGCTTCTGCGGACGGTTGCTCGATACCGCTCTTTCGCTTGATGTGACACCTGATCGGGGTGCGAAGCTTCATACTCGACCCGATACGCGCTTTCTGGTCTTGCGGCCTTACTTGGTCTTTTACCGCATCCTGGAAGAGGAAAATATCGTCTTGGTGCTGCGGTTCTGGCATGGAGCCCAACATCCCAAACGTCTCCGTCTGAAATAA
- a CDS encoding CHAD domain-containing protein: MKSPPPALKQISGPLCEQGLLGNHLLLSLKKHGRAYRKKLKRCRDGFSKKSVHELRVETRRLLALLDLLNKMGSQISLPQRTRAPLKKRFDTLSSLRDAQVQSDYVGKMLVRRPELRAFHEFLQRRALRLARSAVSTLKKGKMSELENGIADLKQKLAKQFSDPDAEARCYTGVQQVLIQARDKVLELRRQSVGDASLIHRGRIALKKFRYLLEALQPVLSGIGPRELKAMREEQALVGNIQDAEVLTACINKWVSKKKLKKAPLLSLRKTLVRRRSTLLRAHLKKLAEPPDWNLPDGFEINLKSALPASSSAS; this comes from the coding sequence ATGAAATCTCCGCCTCCCGCTCTGAAGCAGATATCCGGCCCTCTCTGCGAACAAGGTCTTTTGGGCAACCACCTGCTCCTCTCCCTCAAAAAGCACGGGCGCGCCTACCGTAAAAAACTCAAACGCTGCCGGGATGGTTTTTCAAAAAAGTCCGTGCATGAACTGCGGGTGGAAACCCGCCGCTTGCTGGCTTTGCTGGACCTTTTGAACAAGATGGGTTCCCAAATCAGCCTGCCGCAGAGAACCCGGGCCCCGTTGAAAAAGCGCTTTGATACGCTCAGTTCGTTGCGGGACGCCCAGGTGCAGTCGGATTACGTGGGGAAAATGTTGGTTCGCCGTCCGGAACTCCGCGCTTTCCACGAGTTTCTGCAACGGCGCGCGCTTCGACTGGCCCGTTCCGCTGTCAGTACATTGAAAAAAGGCAAGATGTCCGAACTGGAAAACGGCATCGCAGACCTGAAACAAAAGCTCGCAAAACAATTTTCCGATCCGGACGCGGAGGCCCGCTGTTACACAGGCGTCCAGCAGGTTTTGATCCAGGCGCGGGACAAAGTCCTGGAACTCCGGCGGCAAAGTGTCGGCGATGCATCCCTGATCCATCGCGGCCGCATCGCGCTTAAAAAATTCCGCTACCTGCTGGAAGCCCTGCAACCGGTACTCTCCGGCATCGGCCCCCGGGAACTCAAAGCCATGCGGGAAGAGCAGGCTTTGGTTGGTAACATCCAGGATGCCGAAGTGCTGACAGCCTGTATCAATAAATGGGTGTCCAAGAAAAAGTTGAAAAAGGCGCCGCTGCTATCTCTGCGCAAAACCCTGGTTCGCCGCCGCTCGACACTATTGCGAGCCCATCTCAAGAAGCTGGCGGAACCACCCGATTGGAATTTGCCGGACGGATTTGAAATTAACCTCAAATCTGCCTTGCCCGCTTCTTCATCCGCTTCGTAG
- the eda gene encoding bifunctional 4-hydroxy-2-oxoglutarate aldolase/2-dehydro-3-deoxy-phosphogluconate aldolase, with protein MTKQESIHRLLNPGVVAVIRADSSEQLLDICRALADGGVTGMEITMTTPNALDAIRETTRTLGDKIYMGVGSVLDPETARLAILAGAEFVVTPIFKPEIIRLCNRYSKPIVCGAYTPTEALNAYESGADFVKIFPADGLGPNYIKALKAPMPHLQVIPTGGVDVNTCSDFIKAGCAAVAAGSSLVKKEFIQKKDWKALSELAAQFVANVAKARAADPARK; from the coding sequence ATGACCAAACAGGAATCCATCCATCGACTGCTCAATCCCGGCGTTGTCGCTGTCATCCGCGCCGACTCTTCCGAACAACTTTTGGACATCTGCAGGGCCCTGGCAGACGGCGGTGTTACAGGGATGGAAATCACCATGACCACGCCCAACGCCCTGGACGCCATCCGGGAAACCACCCGCACGCTTGGCGACAAAATTTACATGGGCGTCGGCAGCGTTCTGGACCCCGAGACCGCGCGGCTGGCCATTCTGGCCGGGGCGGAATTTGTGGTCACCCCGATTTTCAAACCCGAGATCATCCGCCTTTGCAATCGCTACTCGAAACCCATCGTTTGCGGCGCCTACACACCGACCGAGGCCTTGAATGCGTATGAGAGCGGGGCGGACTTTGTAAAAATTTTTCCGGCCGACGGTCTCGGACCGAATTACATCAAAGCCCTGAAAGCGCCGATGCCGCACTTGCAGGTCATCCCCACCGGCGGTGTGGACGTGAACACCTGCTCTGACTTTATCAAGGCGGGCTGCGCGGCGGTTGCGGCCGGCAGCAGTCTGGTCAAAAAAGAGTTCATTCAGAAAAAGGATTGGAAGGCGCTCAGTGAGCTCGCGGCCCAATTCGTCGCCAACGTCGCCAAAGCCCGAGCCGCTGATCCAGCCAGGAAATAA